From the genome of Gavia stellata isolate bGavSte3 chromosome 3, bGavSte3.hap2, whole genome shotgun sequence, one region includes:
- the RRM2B gene encoding ribonucleoside-diphosphate reductase subunit M2 B, translated as MGERRGGAALQEAAGPERSSSPSTAENGLDPDEEPLLRKNPRRFVIFPIQYPDIWKMYKQAQASFWTAEEVDLSKDLPHWNKLKADEKYFISHVLAFFAASDGIVNENLVARFSQEVQIPEARCFYGFQILIENVHSEMYSLLIDTYIKDPEKRDFLFNAIETMPCVKKKADWALKWIEDRESTFGERVVAFAAVEGIFFSGSFAAIFWLKKRGLMPGLTFSNELISRDEGLHCDFACLMFHYLVKRPPEERVREIIVNAVEIEQEFLTEALPVGLIGMNCTLMKQYIEFVADRLLMELGFSKVFHAENPFDFMENISLEGKTNFFEKRVSEYQRFAVMAETMDNVFTLDADF; from the exons ATGGGCGAGCGTCGGGGAGGAGCGGCCCTGCAGGAGGCGGCCGGGCCGGAGCGG AGCTCCTCTCCGAGCACTGCGGAAAATGGCTTGGACCCTGATGAGGAGCCTCTTCTTAGGAAAAACCCCCGACGGTTCGTCATCTTCCCCATCCAGTACCCAGACATATGGAAAATGTATAAACAGGCTCAGGCCTCCTTTTGGACAGCAGAAGAG gTTGATTTGTCAAAGGACCTTCcgcactggaacaagctgaaagcagatgaaaaatactttatctCTCATGTTCTGGCATTTTTTGCAGCCAGTGATGGAATTGTAAATGAAAACCTG GTGGCGCGTTTTAGTCAGGAGGTGCAGATCCCAGAAGCTCGTTGTTTCTATGGCTTTCAGATTCTCATTGAGAACGTTCACTCAGAGATGTACAGCTTGCTCATAGACACCTACATCAAAGATCCTGAGAAAAG GGATTTCTTATTTAACGCTATTGAAACAATGCCTTGTGTCAAGAAGAAAGCAGACTGGGCTCTGAAGTGGATTGAAGACAGAGAATCTACTTTTG GTGAGAGAGTGGTTGCCTTTGCTGCAGTTGAAGGCATCTTCTTTTCGGGTTCCTTTGCTGCTATATTTTGGCTGAAGAAGAGGGGCCTGATGCCTGGACTGACTTTCTCCAATGAACTTATTAGCAGAGATGAG GGTCTACACTGTGATTTTGCTTGTCTAATGTTCCATTATTTAGTGAAGAGACCACCAGAAGAGCGGGTCCGTGAGATCATTGTTAATGCTGTTGAAATTGAGCAG GAGTTTCTAACAGAGGCGTTACCTGTAGGTCTGATTGGAATGAATTGCACTTTGATGAAACAATACATTGAATTTGTCGCAGACCGGTTACTAATGGAGCTTGGGTTCTCAAAG GTCTTTCATGCAGAAAATCCTTTTGATTTCATGGAGAATATTtctctggaaggaaaaacaaatttctttgAGAAGCGGGTTTCGGAATATCAACGTTTTGCTGTTATGGCAGAAACAATGGACAATGTCTTCACTCTGGATGCAGATTTCTGA